The Camelus ferus isolate YT-003-E chromosome 32, BCGSAC_Cfer_1.0, whole genome shotgun sequence genome window below encodes:
- the CMKLR1 gene encoding chemokine-like receptor 1 isoform X2, with product MQGLIKRMENEDYNGSFADEYEYSEDLDSILVLEDLSPLEGRVVRIFLVVVYSIVCFLGLLGNGLVIVIAAFKMKKTVNSVWFLNLAVADFLFNVFLPIHIAYAAMDYHWVFGTAMCKISNFLLIHNMYTSVFLLTIISFDRCISVLLPVWSQNHRSIRLAYMACMVIWVLAFFLSSPSLVFRDTAHLHGKISCFNNFSLSAASSASWPDHRHVDPVGFGRHMVVTITRFLCGFLIPVLIITACYITIVYKLRHNRLAKTKKPFKIIVTIIITFFLCWCPYHTLYLLELHHRAMSGSVFSLGVPLATAVAIANSCMNPILYVFMGQDFKKFKVALFSRLINALSEDTGHSSYPSHRSFTKMSSMNERETSML from the coding sequence AGAATGGAGAATGAGGATTACAACGGCTCCTTCGCCGATGAGTATGAGTACTCCGAGGATTTAGACTCCATCCTGGTTTTGGAGGATTTATCTCCCCTGGAAGGCAGGGTGGTCAGGATCTTCCTGGTGGTGGTCTACAGCATCGTCTGTTTCCTTGGGCTCTTGGGCAATGGTTTGGTCATCGTCATCGCCGCCTTCAAGATGAAGAAGACGGTGAACAGTGTCTGGTTCCTCAACCTGGCTGTGGCGGATTTCCTGTTCAACGTCTTCCTCCCGATCCACATCGCCTACGCCGCCATGGACTACCACTGGGTGTTCGGGACGGCCATGTGCAAGATCAGCAACTTCCTGCTCATCCACAACATGTACACCAGCGTCTTCCTGCTGACCATCATCAGCTTCGACCGCTGCATCTCTGTGCTTCTCCCCGTCTGGTCCCAGAACCACCGCAGCATCCGGCTGGCTTACATGGCCTGCATGGTGATCTGGGTCCTGGCTTTCTTCCTGAGTTCCCCATCCCTCGTCTTCCGGGACACGGCCCACCTGCACGGGAAAATATCCTGCTTTAATAACTTCAGCCTGTCCGCCGCCAGCTCTGCCTCGTGGCCCGATCACCGCCACGTGGACCCTGTGGGGTTCGGCCGGCACATGGTGGTGACCATCACCCGTTTCCTCTGTGGCTTCCTGATCCCGGTCCTCATCATCACTGCCTGCTACATCACCATCGTCTACAAGCTGCGGCACAACCGCCTGGCCAAGACCAAGAAGCCCTTCAAGATCATCGTGACCATCATCATCACCTTCTTCCTCTGCTGGTGCCCCTACCACACACTGTACCTCCTGGAGCTCCACCACCGCGCCATGTCGGGCTCCGTCTTCAGCCTCGGTGTGCCCTTGGCCACTGCCGTCGCCATTGCCAACAGCTGCATGAACCCCATCCTGTACGTCTTCATGGGTCAGGACTTCAAGAAGTTCAAGGTGGCCCTCTTCTCCCGTCTCATCAATGCTCTGAGTGAGGACACGGGCCACTCCTCCTACCCCAGCCACAGGAGCTTTACCAAGATGTCATCCATGAATGAGAGGGAGACCAGCATGCTCTGA
- the CMKLR1 gene encoding chemokine-like receptor 1 isoform X1, whose protein sequence is MENEDYNGSFADEYEYSEDLDSILVLEDLSPLEGRVVRIFLVVVYSIVCFLGLLGNGLVIVIAAFKMKKTVNSVWFLNLAVADFLFNVFLPIHIAYAAMDYHWVFGTAMCKISNFLLIHNMYTSVFLLTIISFDRCISVLLPVWSQNHRSIRLAYMACMVIWVLAFFLSSPSLVFRDTAHLHGKISCFNNFSLSAASSASWPDHRHVDPVGFGRHMVVTITRFLCGFLIPVLIITACYITIVYKLRHNRLAKTKKPFKIIVTIIITFFLCWCPYHTLYLLELHHRAMSGSVFSLGVPLATAVAIANSCMNPILYVFMGQDFKKFKVALFSRLINALSEDTGHSSYPSHRSFTKMSSMNERETSML, encoded by the coding sequence ATGGAGAATGAGGATTACAACGGCTCCTTCGCCGATGAGTATGAGTACTCCGAGGATTTAGACTCCATCCTGGTTTTGGAGGATTTATCTCCCCTGGAAGGCAGGGTGGTCAGGATCTTCCTGGTGGTGGTCTACAGCATCGTCTGTTTCCTTGGGCTCTTGGGCAATGGTTTGGTCATCGTCATCGCCGCCTTCAAGATGAAGAAGACGGTGAACAGTGTCTGGTTCCTCAACCTGGCTGTGGCGGATTTCCTGTTCAACGTCTTCCTCCCGATCCACATCGCCTACGCCGCCATGGACTACCACTGGGTGTTCGGGACGGCCATGTGCAAGATCAGCAACTTCCTGCTCATCCACAACATGTACACCAGCGTCTTCCTGCTGACCATCATCAGCTTCGACCGCTGCATCTCTGTGCTTCTCCCCGTCTGGTCCCAGAACCACCGCAGCATCCGGCTGGCTTACATGGCCTGCATGGTGATCTGGGTCCTGGCTTTCTTCCTGAGTTCCCCATCCCTCGTCTTCCGGGACACGGCCCACCTGCACGGGAAAATATCCTGCTTTAATAACTTCAGCCTGTCCGCCGCCAGCTCTGCCTCGTGGCCCGATCACCGCCACGTGGACCCTGTGGGGTTCGGCCGGCACATGGTGGTGACCATCACCCGTTTCCTCTGTGGCTTCCTGATCCCGGTCCTCATCATCACTGCCTGCTACATCACCATCGTCTACAAGCTGCGGCACAACCGCCTGGCCAAGACCAAGAAGCCCTTCAAGATCATCGTGACCATCATCATCACCTTCTTCCTCTGCTGGTGCCCCTACCACACACTGTACCTCCTGGAGCTCCACCACCGCGCCATGTCGGGCTCCGTCTTCAGCCTCGGTGTGCCCTTGGCCACTGCCGTCGCCATTGCCAACAGCTGCATGAACCCCATCCTGTACGTCTTCATGGGTCAGGACTTCAAGAAGTTCAAGGTGGCCCTCTTCTCCCGTCTCATCAATGCTCTGAGTGAGGACACGGGCCACTCCTCCTACCCCAGCCACAGGAGCTTTACCAAGATGTCATCCATGAATGAGAGGGAGACCAGCATGCTCTGA